The bacterium genome includes a window with the following:
- a CDS encoding dihydroorotase has protein sequence MKLVISGGRIISPGDNIDYVGSILVEDGLIKKISKKPIPLRDALLIRPGKKGPRALKKSDRIVIDAHGLIITPGLIDIHVHFREPGREDAETIKTGMMAAAAGGFTSVITMPNTFPANDNQSTTLFILQQAARSGLVHIFPAGAITRDRKGESLAEIGEMAEAGIVAVTDDGNCVSNSMMMRHALEYASDFKVRVLSHSEDTTLSAGGVMHEGFVSTRLGLPPIPPQAETSMVYRDISLSALTGVPVHIMHVSTKESVELIRQAKKAGIKVTAETTPHHLALTDEAVEKSDYDTSTKVNPPLRTQDDVDALIEGLLDGTIDAIATDHAPHTTTDKEQDYIAAPFGIIGLESAIPVCLDRLVATKRVPLALLIQKLTTGPADAIGLKKGRLLRGSDADITIIDTAKKVTIDPAKFYSKGRNCPFAGWSLQGAPVCTITSGQIRMIDGRVV, from the coding sequence ATGAAGTTAGTGATTAGCGGCGGCAGGATAATCTCCCCGGGCGATAATATCGATTACGTGGGAAGCATTCTTGTCGAGGACGGGCTCATCAAGAAAATCTCAAAAAAGCCCATCCCACTCAGAGACGCCTTGCTCATCCGCCCAGGCAAAAAAGGCCCAAGGGCGCTCAAAAAAAGCGACAGGATCGTCATCGACGCGCACGGACTCATCATAACTCCGGGCCTCATCGACATCCACGTCCACTTCCGCGAGCCGGGACGCGAGGATGCCGAGACCATCAAGACGGGCATGATGGCGGCCGCCGCGGGCGGCTTCACGTCTGTCATAACTATGCCGAACACCTTCCCCGCCAATGACAACCAATCAACGACGCTGTTCATCCTTCAGCAAGCCGCCAGAAGCGGCCTTGTCCACATCTTCCCGGCGGGAGCAATCACCCGCGATAGAAAGGGAGAGTCGCTCGCAGAAATTGGCGAAATGGCCGAGGCGGGGATCGTGGCCGTAACGGATGACGGGAATTGCGTCTCAAACAGCATGATGATGCGCCATGCGCTCGAGTATGCGAGCGATTTCAAGGTCCGCGTGCTCTCGCACAGCGAGGACACGACGTTGTCTGCCGGCGGCGTTATGCACGAGGGCTTCGTGTCAACCAGGCTCGGCCTCCCCCCAATACCGCCTCAGGCGGAGACCAGCATGGTCTATCGAGACATCTCACTCTCCGCACTGACCGGCGTGCCAGTCCACATAATGCACGTCTCAACGAAGGAGTCAGTTGAGCTGATTAGACAGGCCAAGAAGGCCGGAATAAAGGTCACCGCGGAGACCACGCCGCATCACCTCGCCCTCACGGACGAGGCGGTGGAGAAGTCCGATTACGACACTAGCACGAAGGTCAATCCGCCGCTCAGGACGCAGGATGACGTAGATGCACTGATAGAAGGCCTTTTGGACGGCACGATAGACGCCATTGCGACCGACCATGCGCCTCACACGACAACCGACAAGGAGCAAGATTACATCGCGGCACCATTCGGGATAATCGGTCTGGAGAGCGCCATACCTGTTTGTCTGGACCGGCTTGTCGCCACGAAACGTGTCCCGCTCGCGCTGCTCATCCAAAAACTAACGACCGGTCCGGCGGATGCGATCGGCCTGAAAAAGGGGAGGTTATTGAGAGGGTCTGATGCTGACATCACTATCATTGACACCGCAAAAAAAGTCACTATCGACCCTGCCAAGTTCTACTCAAAGGGGCGCAACTGCCCATTCGCCGGCTGGTCGCTCCAAGGTGCGCCGGTGTGCACGATAACCTCCGGCCAAATCAGGATGATCGACGGCAGAGTTGTCTGA